From the genome of Meriones unguiculatus strain TT.TT164.6M chromosome 17, Bangor_MerUng_6.1, whole genome shotgun sequence:
TTAAAGTAGTCACACATGGTAAAAGTTAGGGAGGGACATTTAgtaattgtaagaaaaaaaatctccaaatgaAGCCAAATGATTAACCCTAGACTAGAGTGATCTGCTTTATTagataaagataataaatattatCTTATGTTTTGCAAGTACAACCATAAAATGGACCGTAACGTTCTCCACACGCTTTCTAGGTGCACATGCTTCGCAGACCAACGGCTGATAAAGCGCAGCCACTCCACTTAGTTCAGTCGTTCATGGGTAGGTGCGGCCTCGTGCCGGCACGTCCCACTTGGAGGCACGGTAGCTTGGAACAGTTCTTGAGGAGCTGACCGATGGCGACATGACGGACGTGAAGCTCTGATGCCAAAGAGTCCTTTTCTTGCACTTGGTGTGCTAACTCTTCAAAGACTTCTGTGAGGATTTAAGAGGCAGTTTCATTTTCAGTGTACAGAAAGCTAACCCTAAGACTCTTAGCCTAAGTAAATAAAGGTACAGTGTATTGGGCTAATTTTAACAACAAACTAATTGGATACCAAGGAAAAGAGCTGTTTTCTTCTAAGCCTATCAGTGTTGATCATCCTATCCTATTGATATTTCATACCAATAACTGCAGTGCTGCCTGGTCTTCATAAAGGGAAGCTTAAGAAAGACTGCAGTACAGAGAGCAGAAATAGTGGCCACCACCGGAGCCACTTCTCCATTATAAGCTATAAATAGGTTCAATCAATATATGATGACGTATCAAGACAAATGTTCATTAATAAACAGGTCTAGAAACTGCTCTAAGAGGCTTGGAACAGATTACCCAGATTTTCAGAATCCTAGTTCCAACTCAGACAAGTAAGCTCAACCGTCTACTTGAATTTCCTTTGATGGGTAAGATCAATAACAATGGCAAACAGCTCACAGAAACACAGGGAGAGTAAAATGAGGTCCTACTTGTAAAGAGTTCAAAGTGAGAACTGAATGAATTTAAACTGGGGCCATCAGTGTTATATTTCAAGAGGCTGGTATGCTGAAAGTTTTGCACTTAAGTCTGCTACTGACTGGATGCATAATCTTTGTAAGCAATTTGGAGGTCTCCAAAGTGCAACGATTGCTTCACCTAAATAGGAATAAGCTGGAAGAcaataaatagtttttttttttttttttttttttttttttttttttttatgaaaagaaaatcctgACATATTTACAGACAAAACAGCACATTGTCAGGGGTCTCAAAATAATCCATGCAGGTGGGTTGAGGTGGAgcaaaaaaatggaaacaagtgATGAGGAAAAAGTAGCAGTCGAAGCTGATGGCCACAGGCACTGGTCACTGCACTGATCTCACCGCTTTTTATATGTTCCGAGCGGTTCATAGCTTATATAGATAACCAGGGCTAATACCACTGCCTTTAGGGACTACCAGGGCTTCCAGAGTGCCCGGCACAGTAAAGGCCCTGTGTAATGTCTGTAATGGCTAGAGGCAGAGGTCAGTTTAGTCTCCACTCTTAGATTACTTTTCCTGAAGGTCTCAAGGAAACTTTCTCTTAGTGTGTATCTCAGAAACCAACAGGCCCAAATATCTAATTTCCAAACTTAAATGCTGCAGATGCTAACAACGTTCAATCGCAGGGGATATTCTGCATCAATATCTGcatcacataaaacaaaaagcattgaGACTGATTCTTTACCCTGGATTTGCTGTTGGAGCTTTGCATTCAGTTGTTCTACTTCATCAAGAGTCATTGAATTCACTGAAACAGGAAAACACATTCACTGTTACCACAGACAGCGTAGGTAACGGACGTGCAGTTAATTCCCAACCCAACATTCAACAAAATCCCAGGTTTTCCTTCATTGTTTCTTAAAGTGTAGCAAACTCTAACCACAAAAACCTCATAAGAAACACATTTTATATATCACCACCAGTAACACTTCACAAGAAACAGAGttcgagaaaagaaaaaataggcaATGGGACTGTTGGATTCTGGTATCTCCTGTATCTGTTCTCAGAGGTATAGTCTCTACCCATTCCCAATGACTCAGAGCAAGCATGGATTTTAAGCCACGACATGGATTTTAAGACAGTACTTTAAAGAATAGTGAAATGCCTATCCTGAAAAGCAACCTTTagatgaagaataaagaaaataagttaACTTAAGCCAAGTAAAATTACCATAGTGAGATTTTTGTAGAAAAGATGTGGACGAAGTaatctcaaattttaaaataaattcccctgggggctggagagatggtctcacaaccatctatactgagatctgatgctctcttctgacatgcaggtgtacatggagataagagcactcatatacataaaaaaaatcgatgaaaaaagatttaaaaaatgtcCATGTTACCTCCTGCCTTTAGCAAATtgtctcatatacataaaaaatcgatgaaaaaaagatttaaaaaatgtcCATGTTACCTCCTGCCTTTagcaaattctctctctctctctctctatatatatatatataattgtctACATATAGACAATTTGCTAAAAgcaattaatatatataattaatatatatattaactgaCTCCCTGGCTAACTAGTCATACAAGAGGTGAGCAATATGACAATGTATGCTGGCTAACAGCTCCAGTTGCACAAGATAGTAGGAACTCTGAACTTCCAATTTAGTTTGCTGATTCTATGCCATTTGGTCACTAGTAATAGCAAAGTAAGTGACGGTGTGTAATACACATTCAAGAACATTCCAGAGAAGGTTTTAAAGACATCACACTTTTGCTGAGGCGAATCTGTCACTTAAATAGTATGTTCCCTAAATCCATGATTTACGATAAAATTCTCCACACAttttacacacaaatacatacgggacacacacacacacacacacacacacacgagagagagagagagagagagagagagagagagagagagagagagagaacaaaccagTCAAAATCAACTACCACCCAAGCTCCCAAAGCAAAGGCCAAATCACAGTCTTTACTGTTCTTCTTGTCACACTACTTACATTGTTCTCTGCTATAATGCGGATTCTGGGTCTGGACATTCGCCTCTGGACCAGAGCTCGTCTCTTCTGTTCTCTGTGCCTGGTTGTGACTGTGAGGCCACAATGTAGCCGAGTCTTCCAACACAGCAAGCCCAAAGTCCGTATTTTCCCTCTGCTCCAAAATTCTTTGCGTATAGCTTGAGATGCCACCTGTGGTTCCAGCTGTCCTCTTTGCAGAGTACTTTGGCACTTGAGAGTCAAACTGGGGGAGTAATTTCTTATCTGGCTTATGCCTGAAATTAAACAGGTGATGCTGGGAACTTTTGGAACACTCAGAATCCAAATCCAGGTTTTTATTTTGGGCATACTGTATAATCCAGTTTATCTTCTTACTCAGAATGGTTTTAACTCCTTCGTAAGTACTTTTGGACAGCTTGGATCGTGAACAGTCCTGGTTTGCAATTGAATGGTATTTTTCAAAGCAGTCTTTATGGCCTCTCAATGATTTGGTATGTAAAAGATTAGATTTTGGAACTCCTAAAATGAGAAGAAACAACGAAAACTCAGAAAATGTTCACATTTTCTTAATAAAACACTACTTTAAGTTCAAGCTAATCTCAGGGAATTCTTGATGGAACTCATTTGCAAATTTGAAACCGGTAATAGGAAATGTAGCCTCATTCGTGTTTCTATTTAGCC
Proteins encoded in this window:
- the C17H21orf91 gene encoding protein EURL homolog isoform X1, coding for MYHSAGRSASSRPNLEEKKLLLELHLNRDTWLANFPLLLGTMNGEEEQFVNIDLNDDNICSVCKLGTDKDTLSFCHICFELNLEGVPKSNLLHTKSLRGHKDCFEKYHSIANQDCSRSKLSKSTYEGVKTILSKKINWIIQYAQNKNLDLDSECSKSSQHHLFNFRHKPDKKLLPQFDSQVPKYSAKRTAGTTGGISSYTQRILEQRENTDFGLAVLEDSATLWPHSHNQAQRTEETSSGPEANVQTQNPHYSREQLNSMTLDEVEQLNAKLQQQIQEVFEELAHQVQEKDSLASELHVRHVAIGQLLKNCSKLPCLQVGRAGTRPHLPMND
- the C17H21orf91 gene encoding protein EURL homolog isoform X2 codes for the protein MNGEEEQFVNIDLNDDNICSVCKLGTDKDTLSFCHICFELNLEGVPKSNLLHTKSLRGHKDCFEKYHSIANQDCSRSKLSKSTYEGVKTILSKKINWIIQYAQNKNLDLDSECSKSSQHHLFNFRHKPDKKLLPQFDSQVPKYSAKRTAGTTGGISSYTQRILEQRENTDFGLAVLEDSATLWPHSHNQAQRTEETSSGPEANVQTQNPHYSREQLNSMTLDEVEQLNAKLQQQIQEVFEELAHQVQEKDSLASELHVRHVAIGQLLKNCSKLPCLQVGRAGTRPHLPMND